The genomic stretch GGATCGTTAATGAATCAACTGCCCGATCTGCCAGGAGAATCACTGTACCATTTTGTATTCGACTCTCCTGAGGATGATGAAAAGACCGGTCACATCAATGGAGATCCTGAGATCTGGTTTAGGATAGAGCGCATTCTGAATGATCTCTCTATCGTGGACCCTGCTTGCGGGTCGGGGGCATTCCTCGTCGGAATGCTCAGTGTTCTTACCGAGTTGCATCAGATTGTGCATGCCCGCACGGCATCGGCCAGGAAGTCTGTTTTCGATATCAAATATGGTATCATTCAGCGTTCCCTGTACGGTATCGATGTGATGCCGTGGGCTGTGCGGGCTGCAGGACTCAGACTGTGGCTTCACCTGATCGTTGACACCGATGAATCGATTGAAGATATAAGAAAAGATCCGTTTCTCCCAGATCTGAACCTCAAACTCCGTGTTGGCGACTCGATGGTGCAGGAGATGCGAGGGAGCTCGTTTAGTATCAGATCGGGAGGGCTCGATAAAAGCGTTCCCCAAGACCTTAAATCGATGAAATCCGTCCTTGATGACCCGGAGAAGAAGCCATTTATCTGGGATATGGATTTCGCTGAGATATTCGGCGAGAAGAACGGATTCGATATTGTAATCGGCAATCCCCCTTACGTACGGCAGGAGATGATCTCACCGCCGAACCGCATCAAAGCGGAGGTTACTCTTGAAGATCGGCGTGAGTATAAAGAGAAATTAATTCGTTCGGTGCGGACACAGTTCCCTGTCATTCAAAACATCGACCGAAAGAGTGATTTATACATTTACTTCTATTTCCACGGTCTTTCGCTACTCAACGAAAAAGGGGTTTTCTGTTTCATTACATCGAATTCCTGGCTCGATGTAGGATATGGGAAAGACCTCCAGGAGTTCCTTCTTAAATATGTTCCAATTCATGCGATCTATGATAACCCGAAACGGAGTTTCGAGCATGCGGATGTGAATACCATCATTGCGGTGTTTGGTGCTCCGGCACTTCATGAGGAGTCGTTTGAAGAGAAAATACGAACAGGAGCAGATGCACCCTGGACGAGAATTTCAAACACAGCAAAGTTCGTGATGTTCAAGAAGCCTTTTGAAGAAGTCGTTTCGGCGGAGACGATGATTGCCGTCGACAGGACTCAAGCGAGCGTGAAAGGAGGTAATTTGACCGATTTAATCGAAAATATCGTCCAGACGGATGAATGCCGCATATTTTCGATCACGCAAGAGGATCTCCTGGAGGACGGATGGGAATATCCGGAGGAATACGGCCGTGATAAAGGCCGATTCGGGAGGGGTAGGTACATCGGCAATAAATGGGGAAAGTACCTACGAGCTCCTGATATATTTTATACAATTTTAAAGAAAGGAAAAGGTAAATTCGTTAAGTTACGCGAAACCGCTCAGATTCAAAGAGGCTTTACAACCGGTGCAAACGAATTCTTTTACCTTACAGAACAAGAACTGAGCCGATGGAATATTGAAGAGGAATTTATAAAGCCCATCATCAAGAGCCCTCGAGAATTCAATTCCCTTATAATCGATCCGTCAGAACTAAAAACTAAAATATTTCTGTGCGACAGAGGAAAAAGCGAGTTAACGGGATCAAACGCTTTAAAATACATCGAATGGGGTGAATCGCGAGGCTATGACAGACGACCGAGTTGTAGAACGAGGGTGAGATGGTACTCGATAGGGGCACTAATACCCGAGTATATCACTCGATCAACATTTAACACAAATTTCTCAATATTTTACAATAAGCACCGAAATATCATCGATAAGGTGATGTATGGGATATCTCCATTGAAGGCTGAGAATAAGGAGAATCTGGGGTTAATGCTAAATTCAACGATTTTTGCA from Methanoculleus chikugoensis encodes the following:
- a CDS encoding Eco57I restriction-modification methylase domain-containing protein, which encodes MYERKEVEIVTNNAEEVRIQTILREFIPSITKADDIAALFSLLEYPAEHIHERPLRRKKESFDLRKEDEERISNIYSPMSFGEDIPVFLLETTSLAPSFIRSTTNTLDHQYLRFMVIFTIDYSEILFVYPKTVKDEKGKRKLKITKLILKKENLHYTEIRTLARLSYQKNATWRAVWRRWGEAFTVESVTRQFFEDYKRLFFRVRERVSDQGFSAQESHEFALQLLNRVMFIYFIAKKGWLKQPCFVRWLWASYTSENRFGTDTFYRDRLSQVFFKAFNNKGSEITGFSCDVSRLLLTVPYLDGGLFTEKDTDRMGATVSDEMFKEVLTFFEKYHFTIREADPLDEEVAVDPRMIGYVYESFANVAEEIYDRNDLGIFYTSCIEVDFMCRRALVGSLMNQLPDLPGESLYHFVFDSPEDDEKTGHINGDPEIWFRIERILNDLSIVDPACGSGAFLVGMLSVLTELHQIVHARTASARKSVFDIKYGIIQRSLYGIDVMPWAVRAAGLRLWLHLIVDTDESIEDIRKDPFLPDLNLKLRVGDSMVQEMRGSSFSIRSGGLDKSVPQDLKSMKSVLDDPEKKPFIWDMDFAEIFGEKNGFDIVIGNPPYVRQEMISPPNRIKAEVTLEDRREYKEKLIRSVRTQFPVIQNIDRKSDLYIYFYFHGLSLLNEKGVFCFITSNSWLDVGYGKDLQEFLLKYVPIHAIYDNPKRSFEHADVNTIIAVFGAPALHEESFEEKIRTGADAPWTRISNTAKFVMFKKPFEEVVSAETMIAVDRTQASVKGGNLTDLIENIVQTDECRIFSITQEDLLEDGWEYPEEYGRDKGRFGRGRYIGNKWGKYLRAPDIFYTILKKGKGKFVKLRETAQIQRGFTTGANEFFYLTEQELSRWNIEEEFIKPIIKSPREFNSLIIDPSELKTKIFLCDRGKSELTGSNALKYIEWGESRGYDRRPSCRTRVRWYSIGALIPEYITRSTFNTNFSIFYNKHRNIIDKVMYGISPLKAENKENLGLMLNSTIFALFLNIFGQIGLGEGALFISVEDFSNIPVLINLPEDRNNLERRVQSERLMSIFSESGLTVTGPLREQIPDPDETQRSIDEIIFKELGLNEMEINEVYWAVCEMVKHRIEKANSIFDRNKLDIATGGY